The Aequorivita sublithincola DSM 14238 genome window below encodes:
- a CDS encoding TonB-dependent receptor family protein, translated as MKFLLQKTIAVMFVTAFFNCLQAQVLQGFVFDSSNEPINKVWVFVNGNKISETNPDGMFVIHGNYKLPLKISLEHPDFYVGIFNITANNMVFELAPLSKSEKLEEVILSSTYQKESKVIIPTDKVTAEKFEQYSPIDINSAINEVPGVFIQSGAINTNRIVIRGVGSRTLYGTNKIRAYFNGIPITNGIGETAIDVFDPEDLQSLEIVKGPKATQYGTNLGGTLLLNSKTAKIDETTFNSNLTVGSFGLIKNSISAATSTEKFSLNINYDHLQTEGFRENSDYNRKTFLLNSKYSFNPKNEISLLINYVDYFAQIPSSIGKTAFEEDPSQAAFTWKEAQGFEDNKQLLTGLSFTHLFSENFSNTSSVFYTYLDHYEPRPFNILDEFTNGYGARTVFAKDFIFLKNKANLSFGGEFYKDEYIWKTIANLYKENNGNGSLKGDLLSDNIEKRDNLNVFATVTLPFTEKFKAQFGLNFNKTNYQFNDVFNLGEANKSANRDFNPILAPNVNLSYQFTENVISFFNFSRGFNYPSIEETLTPEGIINPELGPEKGFNYEVGSELFLFKRKLHFQVNAYLLDIDDLLVADRVGDDQYIGRNAGKTEHKGIEFQLSYFQPIDEFIYISPYFNAEFTNHRFIDFVDAEDDYSGNQLTGVPNKKINGGFNFGFRNFKLNTNFLHIGEIPLNDANLLYSEKYIVLNAKASYKKELSKRLSLNLNVGINNFTNEKYASSILINATAFGNAEPRYYYPGTPRNWFGGIKLDYKF; from the coding sequence ATGAAGTTCCTTCTTCAAAAAACAATAGCGGTTATGTTTGTAACCGCTTTTTTTAATTGCTTGCAGGCACAGGTTTTACAGGGTTTTGTATTTGATTCATCAAATGAGCCTATTAATAAGGTTTGGGTTTTTGTTAATGGGAACAAAATTTCCGAAACAAATCCAGACGGAATGTTCGTTATTCACGGAAATTATAAACTGCCTCTCAAAATAAGTTTAGAACATCCAGATTTCTATGTTGGCATCTTCAATATAACTGCAAACAATATGGTGTTTGAACTTGCTCCACTTTCAAAATCTGAAAAGCTTGAGGAAGTAATTCTTTCCTCAACCTATCAAAAAGAAAGTAAGGTTATCATTCCCACGGACAAAGTAACTGCTGAAAAGTTTGAACAATACAGCCCTATAGATATCAATTCGGCAATTAATGAAGTGCCTGGAGTTTTTATTCAAAGTGGCGCAATCAATACCAATAGAATCGTGATTCGCGGTGTAGGCTCGCGTACACTTTATGGCACTAATAAAATCCGTGCCTATTTCAACGGAATCCCAATAACCAACGGCATTGGCGAAACAGCAATCGACGTCTTTGATCCCGAAGATTTACAATCCCTTGAAATCGTAAAAGGTCCAAAAGCCACACAATACGGCACCAATTTAGGAGGTACATTATTACTCAACTCGAAAACAGCGAAAATTGACGAAACTACTTTCAATAGTAATTTAACGGTTGGTTCTTTCGGCTTGATTAAAAATTCAATTTCTGCTGCAACTTCCACAGAAAAATTTTCCTTAAATATTAACTACGATCATCTGCAAACAGAAGGGTTTCGGGAGAATAGTGATTATAATAGAAAAACGTTTTTGTTGAACTCCAAGTATTCATTCAATCCTAAAAATGAAATAAGTCTTTTAATAAACTATGTAGATTATTTTGCGCAAATACCTAGTTCTATTGGCAAAACCGCTTTTGAGGAAGATCCTTCGCAAGCAGCTTTTACGTGGAAGGAAGCCCAAGGCTTTGAGGACAATAAACAATTATTGACAGGGCTAAGTTTTACGCATCTCTTTTCTGAAAACTTCAGTAATACAAGCTCTGTTTTCTATACCTACTTAGATCATTACGAGCCGCGACCTTTTAATATTTTAGATGAATTCACCAATGGCTACGGCGCTCGAACGGTTTTTGCTAAAGATTTCATATTTCTAAAAAACAAGGCGAACCTCAGTTTTGGTGGTGAGTTTTATAAAGATGAATACATCTGGAAAACCATTGCAAACCTATATAAGGAAAACAATGGCAACGGCAGTCTTAAAGGCGATTTGCTTAGTGATAATATTGAAAAGAGAGATAACTTGAATGTATTTGCAACTGTAACTTTACCCTTTACTGAAAAATTTAAAGCTCAGTTTGGCCTTAACTTCAACAAAACAAATTATCAGTTTAATGATGTTTTCAATCTAGGAGAAGCAAATAAAAGCGCCAATCGAGATTTCAATCCTATCCTTGCTCCCAACGTAAATCTTAGCTATCAATTCACTGAAAATGTAATTTCATTTTTCAATTTCAGCCGTGGATTTAATTATCCATCCATCGAAGAAACTTTAACTCCAGAAGGCATTATAAATCCAGAGTTGGGACCCGAAAAAGGTTTTAATTATGAAGTGGGTAGCGAGCTATTCCTCTTTAAAAGAAAGCTTCACTTTCAAGTGAACGCCTACCTTTTAGATATTGACGATTTGCTGGTTGCAGACCGTGTGGGCGACGACCAATATATTGGCCGAAATGCAGGAAAAACTGAACACAAAGGAATTGAATTTCAGCTTTCCTATTTTCAACCTATTGATGAATTTATTTATATTTCACCCTACTTCAATGCTGAATTCACCAATCATAGATTTATAGATTTTGTGGATGCAGAAGATGATTATTCAGGAAACCAACTTACCGGAGTACCTAACAAAAAGATCAATGGCGGATTCAATTTTGGTTTTAGAAATTTTAAACTCAACACCAACTTTCTTCATATTGGTGAGATTCCTCTAAACGATGCCAATCTACTATATTCAGAGAAATACATCGTTCTAAATGCAAAAGCTTCCTATAAAAAAGAACTTTCAAAAAGACTTTCCTTAAACCTGAACGTAGGAATTAACAACTTTACAAATGAAAAATACGCTTCTTCAATATTGATAAACGCAACCGCCTTCGGAAACGCAGAACCACGATACTACTATCCCGGCACACCACGAAATTGGTTTGGAGGAATTAAACTCGATTATAAATTTTAA
- a CDS encoding lipoate--protein ligase, translated as MIFLENEGNTNPRLNLALEEYALRNFSAENDYLLFYINEPSIIIGRNQNTLEEINHEYVNKNNIHVVRRVSGGGAVYHDFGNLNFSFITNHDIKSLNNFKKFTAPVIKVLNNLGLNAELKGRNDIQVDEKKISGTAQFSTGKRMVSHGTLLLNTDLGEVVNALNVKMSKIESKGHKSVRSRVANISEFLKQPLKIEEFRQLLLEGLYEESEPFESYHLTEEEWKAVHKLKEEKYDTWDWNFGRSPKFNIQRSKRFPIGEIDLRIFVEKGHIKEFKIFGDFFGKEPVENLEKLLEGARYEKEDVSDLLKDIEINEYFGDIPKIDFIELIYGDDEA; from the coding sequence ATGATTTTCTTAGAAAACGAAGGCAACACCAACCCACGTCTCAACCTAGCTTTGGAAGAATATGCACTACGTAATTTTAGCGCAGAAAATGACTATCTGTTATTCTACATAAATGAACCCTCTATCATTATTGGCCGTAACCAGAACACTCTGGAAGAAATAAATCACGAATACGTTAATAAAAACAACATTCACGTAGTGAGAAGAGTTTCCGGCGGTGGCGCAGTCTATCACGATTTTGGGAATCTAAATTTCAGTTTCATCACCAACCACGATATAAAAAGTCTAAATAATTTTAAGAAGTTCACAGCTCCTGTAATCAAGGTTTTAAACAACCTCGGACTTAATGCCGAACTAAAAGGTCGCAACGATATCCAAGTGGACGAAAAGAAAATTTCAGGCACAGCGCAATTTTCAACAGGAAAACGAATGGTAAGCCACGGCACACTTTTACTAAATACAGATTTAGGCGAAGTTGTAAACGCGCTAAACGTAAAGATGAGTAAGATAGAATCCAAAGGTCACAAATCGGTTCGGAGTCGCGTTGCTAATATTTCTGAATTCCTAAAGCAGCCATTGAAGATTGAGGAATTTAGACAGCTTCTATTGGAAGGACTTTACGAAGAAAGCGAGCCTTTTGAAAGCTATCATTTAACTGAAGAAGAATGGAAAGCCGTTCATAAGCTAAAAGAAGAGAAATATGACACTTGGGATTGGAACTTCGGGCGTTCACCCAAATTCAACATTCAACGCAGCAAACGCTTCCCTATTGGGGAAATAGATCTTCGGATTTTTGTTGAAAAAGGCCACATCAAAGAATTTAAAATATTTGGAGATTTCTTCGGAAAAGAACCCGTTGAAAATCTTGAAAAACTTTTAGAAGGAGCCCGTTATGAAAAGGAAGATGTTTCAGATTTATTAAAGGATATCGAGATAAATGAATATTTCGGCGATATCCCAAAAATAGATTTTATTGAATTAATCTATGGAGACGACGAGGCTTAA
- the azu gene encoding azurin: protein MKKLILVFAAVLAISCGDNKKEEKTELKIGTQVEEAAPAQTTDASEAIINITGNDQMKYNMTEIRVKAGQKVKLTLKHVGTMQKTVMGHNWALLTQDADMAAVGQASATAADTDYIPADMKDKFIAHTKMLGGGESDTIEFDAPAPGTYTFMCTFPGHYALMQGKFIVE, encoded by the coding sequence ATGAAAAAATTGATTTTAGTGTTTGCAGCCGTTTTGGCAATTAGCTGTGGCGACAACAAAAAAGAAGAAAAAACTGAGTTGAAAATCGGTACTCAAGTAGAAGAAGCCGCTCCAGCTCAAACAACTGATGCTTCGGAAGCCATCATTAACATTACTGGTAATGACCAGATGAAATATAACATGACCGAGATTCGCGTTAAAGCTGGTCAAAAAGTAAAACTCACTTTAAAGCATGTTGGTACAATGCAGAAAACTGTAATGGGTCACAATTGGGCACTTCTTACTCAAGATGCTGATATGGCCGCTGTGGGACAAGCTTCTGCAACTGCAGCTGACACTGATTATATCCCTGCTGATATGAAAGATAAATTTATAGCCCACACAAAAATGCTAGGTGGTGGTGAGAGTGATACTATCGAGTTTGATGCTCCAGCTCCAGGAACCTATACATTTATGTGTACTTTTCCAGGACACTATGCTTTGATGCAAGGAAAGTTTATTGTGGAATAG
- a CDS encoding capsule assembly Wzi family protein → MDIKGKVEAKTILANEDENPFWFHTNTDYSVSELTNFSATAELAGSLTFSSFKINAGGAVYGRDGVEDAVQRRDLYAQFENSWLLVTVGAKKRAVLLDGLSSTNQNFLWSGNARPLPGLILEANNPFKISKTFSVDWGIAHYQLNDTRYVKNPNLHYKRLGIITNFNEKQKLTLRVQHFAQWGGTSPEIGKLKSGFKDFVNVFFAHNTEEIGVENETINKLGNHLGSLFMNYELKNKFGEFSIYHDHYIEDGSGTRFANFPDGLWGLYFKPNNQKIIASILYEYIDTVDQSGISVGSGRDNYFSNSIYRSGWTYEGNIIGIPFMLYDKNLPLSTISSRFISNRSKTHHIGIAGKLKMLEWQLKTTYTKYLGTYGRPLNPELKAYYNYGSLAYKNEKLGTFKVMGGVDFSNVSSTVVGGGIEYSYSF, encoded by the coding sequence TTGGATATAAAAGGTAAAGTGGAAGCAAAAACAATTCTTGCCAACGAAGACGAAAATCCTTTTTGGTTTCACACAAATACCGACTACTCAGTAAGCGAACTTACTAATTTTTCTGCAACTGCCGAGCTTGCTGGTAGCTTGACGTTTTCCTCTTTCAAAATTAATGCTGGTGGAGCAGTTTATGGTAGAGACGGTGTGGAAGATGCTGTGCAACGTAGAGATTTGTATGCCCAATTTGAAAATTCTTGGCTTTTAGTAACAGTTGGAGCAAAAAAGCGAGCAGTTTTACTTGACGGTCTTTCCTCTACAAATCAGAATTTTTTGTGGTCTGGAAACGCAAGACCCTTGCCTGGGCTTATTTTGGAAGCGAACAATCCGTTTAAAATTTCAAAAACTTTTTCTGTGGATTGGGGAATTGCCCATTATCAGTTAAACGATACCCGTTATGTAAAAAACCCTAATCTTCACTATAAAAGACTCGGAATAATAACCAACTTTAATGAAAAGCAAAAGCTAACGCTAAGGGTTCAGCATTTTGCGCAATGGGGAGGCACCTCTCCAGAAATCGGGAAACTGAAAAGTGGGTTTAAGGATTTTGTAAATGTCTTTTTTGCCCATAATACGGAAGAAATTGGTGTTGAAAATGAAACTATCAATAAATTGGGTAATCATTTGGGAAGCCTATTTATGAATTATGAATTAAAAAATAAGTTCGGGGAGTTTTCTATTTATCACGATCATTATATTGAGGACGGTTCGGGGACTCGGTTTGCAAATTTTCCAGATGGTCTTTGGGGTCTATATTTTAAACCTAATAATCAGAAAATCATAGCTTCAATTCTGTATGAATATATAGATACTGTGGATCAAAGTGGTATTTCCGTTGGGAGTGGGAGAGACAACTATTTTAGTAATTCAATTTATAGAAGTGGCTGGACTTATGAAGGGAATATAATCGGTATTCCTTTTATGTTGTATGACAAAAACTTGCCATTATCCACAATTAGTTCAAGGTTTATCAGCAATAGATCGAAGACGCATCATATTGGTATTGCAGGCAAATTAAAAATGCTAGAATGGCAACTTAAAACTACTTATACAAAATATTTGGGTACTTACGGAAGACCATTAAATCCTGAATTAAAAGCGTATTACAATTACGGCTCTTTAGCCTATAAAAATGAAAAATTAGGTACCTTTAAAGTGATGGGTGGGGTCGATTTTTCAAATGTTTCAAGTACAGTAGTTGGCGGTGGAATTGAATATTCCTATTCATTTTAA
- a CDS encoding GumC family protein has translation MQDLPQNEIEEQELTLREQLESYLRYWPWFVASVLVMLVGAYIYLRYTVPLYQVKATILIKDEKSNELSELAAFQDLGMSFSTSELNNELEILRSKTLTERVVDNLNLVVRYYKVGNIRDAEVFDNRPFDLKVIPNAGKKGTPNGFFYIAPISTTQYTLKSEGQRGETYAFGKPINFPWGTIVVSPNLAVLNENLENTELRVLIQNRDAVVGSLRSGITASQVSNGSSVILLQLVSPVPEKARAILNELIQQYNEDAINDRNMVSRNTANFIQSRLEIITGELDSVETGKVEFKEENRLTDITAEGQMFLQDASTFNKLQLEVETQIALVNTMEEYLKNGNTADLLPANLGVEKEGFTSQVANYNQLILERNKLMQSSTAKNPLVIGLDKQIGEMRQNIRASLSNVKNGLQIQRGRLRGQEARIGGEISAIPRKEKQFRSISRQQEIKEALYLYLLQKREETAISLAVTTPKAKVVDSAYSQGGPVSPKRQIILLAALILGLILPFLVIYIKQLLDNKIRNRAYVERKGGSIPIVGEIPELSKKDEELIKENDYSVLAESFRILRTNLQYLVLNKQEKTANGKAIFVTSTVKGEGKTFVSANLAITLANSGAKVILVGADIRNPQLQRYIDGSFENKGVVEYLVYKDTDIHNYLQPSKTIKNLWLMVSGTIPPNPAELWMQDRAGELFAELVKDFDYVVVDTAPSMLVTDTLLINQYADITLYTLRAGYTEKKLLGFPLENERNKKLKNVAFVLNNVSMANFGYGNKYGYTYGQQKVSFWQKIFNR, from the coding sequence ATGCAGGATTTGCCACAGAACGAAATTGAGGAACAGGAATTGACACTGCGGGAGCAGTTGGAAAGTTATTTACGGTATTGGCCTTGGTTTGTAGCTAGTGTGCTGGTTATGTTGGTAGGGGCTTATATTTATTTGCGATATACTGTTCCACTATACCAAGTAAAGGCTACTATCCTTATTAAAGACGAAAAAAGCAATGAACTATCTGAGCTTGCCGCCTTCCAAGATTTAGGAATGAGTTTTTCTACTTCTGAGCTGAACAATGAATTGGAAATACTACGCTCTAAAACACTGACCGAAAGAGTTGTTGATAACCTTAACTTAGTAGTGCGATATTATAAGGTAGGAAACATACGCGATGCGGAAGTATTCGATAATAGACCCTTTGATTTAAAAGTAATTCCAAATGCAGGCAAAAAGGGAACGCCAAATGGGTTTTTCTATATTGCGCCCATCTCCACCACTCAATACACTTTAAAATCTGAAGGGCAGCGAGGCGAAACCTATGCCTTTGGCAAGCCTATAAATTTTCCTTGGGGAACCATAGTTGTTTCCCCCAATTTAGCTGTATTAAATGAAAATCTCGAAAATACTGAACTTAGGGTATTGATCCAGAACCGGGACGCCGTGGTAGGGAGCTTACGAAGTGGTATAACTGCGAGCCAAGTAAGCAATGGAAGCAGTGTTATTTTGCTCCAATTAGTTTCGCCAGTACCAGAAAAGGCTAGAGCTATTTTAAACGAATTAATACAACAATACAATGAGGATGCCATAAACGATAGGAATATGGTATCCAGAAATACTGCAAATTTTATCCAAAGTCGATTGGAAATTATTACGGGCGAGTTAGATAGCGTTGAAACAGGCAAGGTAGAATTTAAAGAGGAAAATCGTCTTACTGATATTACGGCCGAGGGTCAAATGTTTTTACAAGATGCAAGCACGTTCAACAAATTGCAGCTGGAGGTAGAGACCCAAATTGCCTTGGTAAATACCATGGAAGAGTATCTAAAAAATGGGAATACGGCGGATTTATTACCAGCCAATTTGGGAGTTGAAAAAGAGGGCTTTACATCGCAGGTAGCAAATTACAACCAATTAATATTGGAGCGCAATAAGCTGATGCAGAGCAGTACCGCTAAAAACCCTTTGGTGATAGGATTAGACAAACAAATAGGCGAAATGCGCCAGAATATAAGAGCGAGCCTTAGCAACGTTAAAAACGGGCTGCAAATACAAAGAGGCAGACTGCGAGGACAGGAAGCAAGGATTGGCGGAGAAATATCTGCTATACCAAGGAAGGAGAAACAGTTTAGAAGCATAAGCAGGCAGCAGGAAATAAAGGAGGCGCTCTATCTTTACTTATTACAGAAAAGGGAGGAAACTGCAATTTCGCTTGCAGTAACCACGCCAAAGGCAAAGGTTGTGGATAGTGCTTATAGCCAAGGAGGTCCAGTATCTCCAAAACGGCAAATTATCCTTTTGGCAGCTTTAATATTAGGACTGATACTTCCTTTCCTGGTAATTTATATTAAGCAATTACTTGATAATAAAATTAGAAACCGTGCTTATGTGGAGCGCAAGGGTGGTAGTATTCCGATAGTTGGGGAAATTCCAGAATTGAGCAAGAAGGACGAGGAATTGATAAAAGAGAATGACTACTCCGTATTGGCCGAATCCTTTAGGATTTTAAGGACAAACTTACAATATTTGGTTCTTAATAAGCAGGAGAAGACAGCTAACGGGAAGGCAATTTTTGTTACGTCAACCGTAAAAGGGGAAGGAAAGACATTTGTATCTGCCAATCTCGCAATCACATTGGCAAATAGCGGGGCGAAGGTAATTTTGGTGGGCGCCGATATTCGGAATCCGCAATTGCAACGTTATATTGACGGAAGTTTTGAAAATAAGGGAGTTGTAGAGTATTTGGTCTATAAGGATACGGATATCCATAATTATTTACAGCCTTCTAAAACTATAAAGAATTTATGGTTAATGGTATCGGGAACCATCCCTCCCAATCCGGCGGAACTTTGGATGCAGGATAGGGCAGGCGAACTTTTTGCAGAGCTTGTAAAGGATTTTGATTATGTGGTAGTAGATACGGCACCTTCGATGTTGGTGACAGATACTTTGCTTATTAACCAATATGCTGATATAACCCTATACACTCTAAGAGCGGGGTATACAGAGAAAAAACTTCTTGGCTTCCCATTGGAAAATGAACGCAACAAGAAATTAAAGAATGTGGCTTTTGTGCTTAATAACGTAAGTATGGCCAATTTTGGTTATGGCAATAAATACGGGTATACATACGGACAGCAAAAAGTTAGCTTTTGGCAGAAAATTTTTAATAGGTAG
- a CDS encoding polysaccharide biosynthesis/export family protein, with amino-acid sequence MKGFVAKVLLLLMIMVLGASCVSRKRIVYFRDLEERKALVDSVQNTFKIQPDDLLSIEVSAYDLNAVRPFNLGGGSRLPTDGPSGATTSTQQGYLTAQDGTINMPVLGTIKVAGLTRAELSDLLVKRISEYVISPIVTIRIMNFRVSVLGEVGNPGTFNVQGERLTLPEALGLAGDMTLFGRRDNLLVIRDNGTTKDYKYLDIRESSFLNSDYYYLQQNDVVYVEPNYAQIQGSSFNRNTTLYFSIISLLISVLVIAFK; translated from the coding sequence ATGAAAGGATTTGTAGCTAAAGTTTTGCTGTTATTAATGATTATGGTTTTAGGGGCGTCTTGTGTGTCTAGAAAGAGAATTGTTTATTTTCGTGATTTAGAGGAACGCAAGGCTCTTGTTGATAGCGTTCAGAATACCTTTAAAATACAGCCGGATGATTTACTTAGCATTGAAGTTTCAGCCTACGATCTAAACGCGGTGCGCCCTTTTAATCTAGGGGGTGGTTCTCGTCTTCCTACTGACGGTCCTAGCGGTGCAACAACTTCAACACAACAGGGGTATTTAACCGCGCAGGACGGTACTATAAATATGCCCGTTTTGGGCACTATAAAAGTGGCCGGACTTACCCGTGCGGAATTGAGTGATCTTTTAGTAAAGCGTATATCGGAATATGTAATCAGTCCTATTGTCACTATTAGAATAATGAATTTTAGAGTAAGTGTTCTCGGAGAAGTTGGAAACCCTGGAACTTTTAATGTACAAGGAGAGCGGCTTACCTTGCCTGAGGCCTTAGGTTTAGCTGGAGATATGACTTTATTTGGTCGTAGGGATAATTTGTTGGTTATTCGCGATAATGGAACTACTAAGGATTATAAGTATTTGGATATACGGGAGTCTTCCTTTTTAAATAGTGATTATTATTATTTACAACAAAATGATGTTGTTTATGTGGAACCAAATTATGCCCAAATTCAGGGGAGTAGTTTTAATAGAAATACTACCCTTTATTTCAGTATTATTTCCTTGTTGATTTCAGTTTTGGTTATTGCTTTTAAGTAG
- a CDS encoding polysaccharide biosynthesis protein, protein MKSKKQSIGKFASAYGKFRLFVLEQRYLPRWAVVVIDLSICLLSFILAFLILKDTPIKFYNVLSLTEKALVLVSLHLLCFLLFRTYSGIIRHSTFTDVYRLALATGSVILIAIVGNIIYQIITGDRIFLTTGLLLYAFFSLTLLIAFRITVKEIYRFLRAAASTNFKKRVVILGIDDQTISLTQAMLMDTTSEFRPVAFLSSKEKRKNFKIIDLPVLYSEGPLDNTLQKINAQFEIDGILIVSDLFTVPEKNSIAESCFNLGLDVYNLAMPEQWKKSSDMQIRIAPLQIEDLLERNKIEIDTKLIAEDLYGKTILVTGGAGSIGSELVRQMAVWHPKKLIVLDCAESALHEIDVYLKKNYPDLSYQCYLADVTQRGRMEGIFAKFNFDLIYHAAAYKHVPMIEKHPREGIRNNIMGTRILAELACQYGCQRFVMISTDKAVNPSNVMGATKRAAEMYVQALQRKPGVITKFITTRFGNVLGSNGSVIPFFKKQIADGGPVTVTHKDIIRYFMTIQEACQLVLQAGTMGKGGEIFVFDMGKPVRILDMAERMIKLSGLQPYVDIPIEITGLREGEKLYEELLNNGECTLPTYHPKIMVSGVVEYEYEPVCQALAELDIMINQVGKKKHIIKKLKMLVPEFISQNSIYMDLD, encoded by the coding sequence ATGAAGAGTAAGAAACAATCTATCGGTAAATTTGCCTCGGCATACGGCAAGTTTCGGCTTTTCGTTTTGGAGCAGCGTTATTTGCCACGATGGGCAGTTGTTGTTATAGACCTTAGCATCTGTCTGCTTTCCTTTATACTTGCCTTCCTTATACTTAAGGATACTCCTATAAAATTTTACAATGTTTTAAGCTTGACCGAGAAAGCATTGGTACTAGTCTCGCTTCATTTACTTTGCTTTCTTTTATTCCGCACATATTCCGGCATTATTAGACATAGCACCTTTACAGACGTTTATAGGTTAGCCTTGGCGACGGGCTCTGTAATATTAATTGCAATAGTGGGAAACATTATCTATCAGATTATTACTGGGGATAGGATTTTCCTGACGACGGGACTTTTGCTTTACGCATTCTTTTCCTTGACGCTTTTAATAGCTTTTAGGATAACAGTTAAGGAGATATATCGGTTTTTGAGAGCGGCGGCGTCCACAAATTTTAAGAAACGGGTGGTTATCTTAGGGATAGACGATCAAACTATCTCGCTGACGCAGGCCATGCTTATGGATACTACTTCCGAATTTAGACCTGTCGCGTTTTTAAGTTCCAAGGAAAAGCGTAAGAATTTTAAGATTATTGACTTACCAGTTCTTTATTCCGAAGGACCTTTGGATAACACCTTGCAGAAGATCAATGCCCAATTTGAAATTGACGGAATCCTGATAGTAAGCGACTTATTTACAGTACCTGAGAAGAACTCCATTGCGGAAAGCTGTTTTAACCTAGGGTTGGATGTTTATAACCTTGCTATGCCAGAGCAGTGGAAAAAGAGTAGCGATATGCAGATCCGGATTGCACCATTGCAGATAGAGGATCTTTTGGAACGCAATAAGATTGAGATAGATACAAAGCTGATAGCGGAAGACCTTTACGGTAAAACTATATTAGTAACGGGGGGAGCTGGAAGTATAGGTAGTGAATTGGTGCGACAGATGGCTGTATGGCATCCCAAAAAGCTCATTGTTCTTGACTGCGCGGAAAGTGCCCTACACGAAATTGACGTTTATTTAAAGAAAAATTATCCAGACTTAAGCTATCAATGCTATCTGGCCGACGTTACCCAACGGGGTCGCATGGAGGGTATATTTGCCAAATTTAATTTTGATTTAATATATCATGCGGCAGCGTATAAACACGTGCCGATGATAGAGAAGCATCCCAGAGAAGGGATTCGAAACAATATAATGGGAACCCGTATTTTGGCAGAATTGGCCTGCCAATACGGATGCCAACGCTTTGTAATGATTTCCACAGACAAGGCTGTGAACCCTAGCAATGTTATGGGAGCCACGAAAAGAGCTGCTGAAATGTATGTGCAGGCGCTGCAACGAAAGCCTGGGGTAATCACAAAATTTATAACCACCCGTTTTGGGAATGTACTGGGCAGCAATGGTTCGGTTATTCCATTTTTTAAAAAACAGATAGCGGATGGTGGGCCGGTAACCGTGACCCATAAAGATATAATCCGTTATTTTATGACCATACAGGAAGCCTGCCAATTGGTTCTACAAGCTGGAACGATGGGAAAGGGGGGCGAGATATTTGTATTTGATATGGGGAAACCTGTTCGAATCCTCGATATGGCAGAGCGGATGATAAAATTGAGCGGGCTGCAACCTTATGTGGATATTCCTATTGAAATTACCGGGTTGAGGGAAGGAGAGAAGCTATATGAGGAATTGTTGAATAACGGGGAATGTACTTTGCCCACCTACCACCCAAAAATAATGGTGAGTGGGGTTGTGGAATATGAATATGAGCCTGTATGCCAAGCTCTCGCCGAGTTAGATATAATGATTAACCAAGTGGGGAAGAAGAAGCATATCATAAAAAAGTTAAAAATGTTAGTGCCGGAGTTTATTAGTCAGAATTCTATTTATATGGATTTGGATTAG